One Rattus rattus isolate New Zealand chromosome 12, Rrattus_CSIRO_v1, whole genome shotgun sequence genomic window carries:
- the Rnase9 gene encoding inactive ribonuclease-like protein 9, which translates to MKSLVIKCTWPLPLLLLLPLKLQGNYWDEKEYDLEPGLREFFREIASTGPTKPPTRERIIEMITVGERPLNDFDYCNAELRAKQIHDKGRCYPERYIVEMSYGELSKACYGERVQCKNGVKFCRRSMHLTDGVRCVLESGERMANCLYTTIHMTGYPVVTCQWDKESQEFIPNYIHNMSLPE; encoded by the coding sequence atgaagtctctGGTCATCAAGTGCACATGGCCTTTGccattgctgttgttgctgccaCTGAAGCTGCAGGGGAACTACTGGGATGAAAAGGAATATGATCTAGAGCCAGGACTACGTGAATTCTTTAGGGAAATTGCGAGTACAGGGCCTACCAAACCACCTACCAGAGAAAGAATCATAGAAATGATCACTGTTGGCGAACGACCTTTGAATGATTTTGATTACTGCAACGCTGAACTCAGGGCCAAGCAGATTCACGATAAGGGGCGCTGCTACCCAGAGCGCTACATTGTAGAAATGTCTTACGGAGAGCTGTCAAAAGCCTGTTATGGTGAACGAGTGCAGTGTAAGAATGGCGTGAAATTTTGCAGAAGAAGCATGCATCTAACAGACGGAGTGCGGTGTGTTTTAGAAAGTGGAGAGCGGATGGCAAACTGCTTGTACACAACCATCCACATGACCGGTTATCCAGTCGTCACATGTCAATGGGACAAAGAATCCCAAGAATTTATTCCTAACTATATACATAATATGTCACTGCCTGAGTAG
- the Rnase11 gene encoding probable ribonuclease 11 — protein MAAFLLLLVLGLLLVEPSESKTKGAREQFSQEETPPAAKQTPEESTNSTLSDENISLGISKHVMSAPPRTSRRLSFVIPKRNTVRNGRDCVHSPRVWRTDVEVNESCQLDNNFIHGSMDVSHGIPKATSGKCEQTPNLRYCDSLGLECTMCKVLAGHQCPRYHEHRITSLKRILTVLTSHSLMSWLVTGC, from the coding sequence ATGGCAGCCTTTCTGCTGCTGCTTGTCCTTGGACTGCTTCTTGTAGAGCCTTCCGAAAGCAAAACGAAGGGGGCCAGGGAACAATTTTCCCAGGAAGAGACGCCACCTGCTGCAAAACAGACTCCTGAGGAATCAACAAACTCAACCCTGTCAGATGAAAACATCAGCCTCGGCATATCCAAGCACGTGATGTCTGCCCCACCCCGAACATCCAGAAGGCTATCTTTTGTCATCCCCAAGAGAAATACTGTGAGGAATGGCAGGGACTGTGTACATAGCCCGAGAGTCTGGAGAACAGATGTAGAGGTGAATGAGTCTTGCCAGTTGGACAATAACTTTATCCACGGCTCCATGGATGTGAGCCACGGAATTCCCAAGGCCACCAGCGGCAAGTGCGAACAAACACCTAACCTAAGATACTGTGATAGCTTAGGACTGGAGTGTACCATGTGCAAGGTCCTTGCAGGCCACCAGTGCCCCAGGTACCATGAGCACAGGATAACCTCATTAAAGAGAATCTTGACGGTGCTGACAAGCCATTCTCTGATGAGCTGGTTAGTTACTGGCTGTTAG